acaatttcacagtgttcttcaaagaaatcaacatgataacctctgtcacagatttgacttatactcagtaggttatgtttaagtcctgagactagagctacttgtttaattatgacacttccaagattgatattgccatatcccaatgtttttccaatgttgccatctccataagaaacacttgggccagctttctccacaaagtctgatagcagggccttatttccagtcatatgtcctgaacatccactgtccagaactaaaatatttttcctgttgccctgcaatcacaaagaccactaattattaattttaaggacccagacttgtttggatcctttggccttattaagtttgttaacatttgcagcggatttagcatcagagtttatgttaacatttttcttatcagaacttacactatcagactttgaatcagaatttacactagaaggaacaatggaaactttcttcaaagaaggttttatttgataataatcatagtacaaactatgatattccttacaagtataaatggaatgccataaactaccacaatgaaaacaaggattttgtggtttgtatctaacagactgactcttaactcctgattttgaaggtaaggagttaatattcttattcttcctgcaaaaagaagccagatggttagaacttccacagttatgacatgttttcctaggagcatcaggaactggtttataatcattgcttttattcacaccttcctttccattcctatttttcctaggtgattttaccttgtttgcattcttgacatctttcagcttatgcttaagctgcttctttgtcattaagcctatgttcacttcagctgtcttttcctgttttagtttgtcagaagttgattcctttgtaacttctgatttttcattttcagactttacagttacaaacttaacaggttttaactttgccttttgcttatcaacagacttaatttcttcagttcctttatctttcttatcttctccataacctaagccctctttccagtttccactacttagcaaattttgagttgttttgccagagttagtccaagtcctgataatctctctttccttttctaactcagtttttagagattcatttaattttagcacttcattcctaacataaaaagcatcatctctatccttctgagtttgatggaacatgactaactctttttctaagaaattatttcttttcttaaatgcaagattttcagaagttaatctttcacatgttaaagtttgatctctataactaacaaacatggttttaagatatcttctcaactcattaatatcatcagtatgaaaagcataagtagtctgaggtacctttgtttcagcagcttcagaactgctctcagcactttctttatcagcatttgccatcgatgcatagttttcctcactttcagagtctgaggtgtctgtccagcttttctgctttgtgacaagagccttacctttgtcaccctttaccttcttgcagtcaggagatatgtggcctttctcaccacagttatagcatttaacattggtgtaatctcctctgtcagactttcctcctctgccttcagatcttctgaaattctttttatcagaacttatgcctttcctggaaaacttctttcccttcctgaacttcctgtatgcaatctttgtgattcctttaaccataagagcacacagcttcatcatctcctcatcagcatcagtctcaggcaagctttcagaatctgagtcatcatcactctcagaacttgatgactcagtatcagactttatgaaaagagctttacccttgtctttctttgaggaagctgctttggggaattcttcttcagccttaagagcaactgtccttgactttcctcctttcctcttgcttctttgttccatctccagctcatgagtcttgagcattccatagatttcgtcaagagttgtttcatcaagattgtaattgtctcttattgtcgttgccttcaaatcccagcattcgggaagagctaacaggaacttaaggtttgaatcttcaagataatactctttatcaaccaatgacaaatcattcaaaagtttgacaaatctatcatataaatcattcaatgactcattagtctttgagtcaaagtgttcatactcttgagtgagtattgtcttcctgttcttcttaattgtgtcagttccctgacaccttgtttccagagcatcccatatttccttagcagtcttgcagttgattaccctgtttgacattacattatcaatggcactatgcagtaagtgtcgtaccttagcatccttagcaattgatgttatgtcttcagcagtataatcactcttctcttttggtacggtctttgctgtttcacctgcaactgcaacagcgagcttggttggtttgtgagggccttccttgattctataaaggtattctggatctgttgctttcaggaacatggtcatccttaccttccatatgggatattcagatggtctcagtatgggaactctgatggtctcataccgactctgaatttgtgtctttggtgattcctcagttttggtaggcttagttggagtttctgtgtccaacatgattgtgtttggatctttaactgtatgtatgttaacagataggctctgataccaattgttaggtcacacacacactgtagaggggtgaatacagtgtatagaactgttacctctcagtgatgaacaaatatcacgagagctgctagggttacaatgaataatcttctctaataatgataacacttatagtgtaaaccctatgtctgtgtttatatactacacagttacaagataatcgctaattgatatggaatataattctgcttcctaaaatatatcaatcagatatcttttcttccaagtattccattctttacggaattccttcttcatgcatatctcttcttatgtttatcttgatcttctttcctttaatcagctactgtccttatctgattgtccttcagcacttaagttctgatatttatcttttgatgattatctcctgataacataagtactgatatccttaagtcctgacttccagtataagtattgatcaacagttaagtactgatttatcctgttcaagtaagatctgaaagctaaacataaaacatattagccatgacattatcaaatatatctaacagagttCGTTTTAAAATTTTAGGGATCGAGTGGGTATTTTATCTACGTCTAAAAGTATATTTCGTATTTTATCCAGGTTCACCTTGGTCATGGGTGAGTTGTGAAAATATTTTAATATAGTAATTACCGACtattttattacgtgttaaatgaataattatgtgtttattattatttaaaatgcTGCTTGCCATGATTTAACATGCAGTAGATTTGTGTGTGGTCCTGTAAGAACCATAGTATTTTTCGGATAtttgttacgtgtttaaaatgcatttaaCTATGAATTATACGCGGTCTGGACGCGTGTTAAAGTGCGTTTATTTTGTGGTACATGTTTTATCTCGTTCTACGTGCATTTgcatattttatatttattttcggGGTTTAttgttaatttagaaaatattttgttTTTTTCCAAATAATGATTGGACCAGGCCCTTACCGAGGCGTCAAAACCCACAAAATtaatattttcatttttataaaatcatgggTATTTCAAATATccattatttttgcatttttgaagCATTCATAATTTTGGGGGAATTTTGGCATAAATATTGTATTTATTTGAAAATGTTAATTTTCAAGGTATTTAccataaatattatttttgagcCTAATTGTTTTATTTAAAGGATAGAAATATCCTTAATTGATTTTACTGATATAATTTTCGTGGTATTATAAATAGTTGAAAagcatttttttattttttttattagaattttcataataatctagaaaatcaaatatattttctGAAATTAGGGTAGGGGTTCAATTTTTGTTcttaaaattaattgattattttggGATGACCTGGAAAGCGAAACCTATCATGTTTACAGTCGTTGTGAAGCTCTTGAAGAGTTCAATATGTTCATATCATCAAATCAATCGAAGgatttgtaaattttaatttcgaattttagggtttttgtcaaaaattagggctttttgattatGCATCTTTGGCTTGTTTTGATGCATCAAATAGATTCTACATGTAGTTCTCAGTCGATTACTTGTGGTGAACGCAGATGCAGCTCTATTCGAGGACTAAATCAATCATTGGCTTGTTGTGAACGTAGATGCAACTGTATTCGAGAACCAAATTTTAATGCCACACCATTGTCATTCGTGATCATTCAGCTTAACTTGTTCAAGCCATGTCAAAGTGTTCCCTCGATAAATCATCTCTAGAATTAGCAGAGGTATTGGGCATTAGAGAAGCTTTTAGTTGGCTAAAAATAACAGTGTGTCGAATGCTATAGTCGAATCCGACTATTTCCAGGTAATTCAGTTAATTCGCAGTTCCTTCTCAAGTTATTCTTAGTTGTGAATGAGTGCAGGCACCTAATGGAGAACCTAACAATCCAGAATGTTGTGCTTTGTTTAGTTAAGCGGTCCGCGAACATAGTAGCTCATTATCTAGCGAGATATAGTTGTTCAATGACCGAACATAATTGGGAAGCGGGGAATGTCCACTCTGCTTTTTATTATGTGCTTTGTAAAGATTTACATAAATAATAAAATCTTTAATTTCCATGGCAAAAAAAGTCGTAGTACATTATGAACTACTAATTTTGAATACGAAAATAATACTAGTTGGGCTTccttatatgtaatataagaaACTTAATCCAATAAAAATATGAGAGCTTCCAACCCAGTCTTGTGGAGTATTTTAAGCAATCAGGTCTGAGAAGATAAAGAGCAAGGTGCTAGAATTAGGAAATTTTAAGATTAAATTGCACTTTATTGGACCTATTTTTATAATTTTGCACGTTAATGGCTACATATTAAAGGTTGCCAAATATGTCGCTAAATTATTATTTGACACATTTAAGGGGATCAGGTCAAGTATCATTAAATTATTCTTAACGGTGTTAGGTTTTTCAGTAAATATAAACTTGTTAGTTATGGAGTCATGCCTGATAATCAGAAGCAAACTTATCCACATGAAAACTCTACGAGTTTATTATATGACATTTTAACTAAAGGATCCTGGTCATTGGAAAAGTCAATTTTAGAACATGATAATGTTTGTAGCTCCTATAATATTATAAATGTAATATTTGAAATAAATCTGGTATGACCATGACCTAAAATTCATGATGAAGACATCAGAATAAAGGATTTGCAGTAATGAAGTGAAGATCTCACTAAATCATGACCGAGAAGTTCAGATTGAACTATTCGAGAAGTCACTGTCTAAAAGAGTCTAAAATGAACTAATTCGAGAAGTACAAAATGAACTGATTCGAGAATTCACCATGTCCAGAAGAGTTTAAAATGAACTGATTCGAGAAGTACAAAATGAACTGATTCGAGAATTTACCGATTCGAGAAGTAGACAAAGGTGATTCGAGAAGTTTATGACACTAATTGAAAAGTTTGCAACTTTGCATTGCTGCCTAAAGAAGTATGCAATACCGAATCCAAACATCTGTTATAACATTGCTGCCTAAAGAAGTATGCAATACCGAATCCAAACATCTGTTATAACTGACTAGACAAGTTCAGTTTTCTAACAGACTTCTATGAGTTATCGAATTCGGTAATCTTGAGTTTCATTACATGACAAAtcattgaaatatttttaaagataaAAAAGATAACCAACCTGTCAATATTTGAGTTAGGGGTGAACACGGGTTGGGTCGGTCGGGTTAGAGGTTATAAAATGACCCAACCGAATTAATTTGGGTTTTTAAAAACTTAACCTATTAACCTAAGAAAATATTTCGAACCCTACCCTACCTGTTATATGTTGGGTGGTGTCGGATCGGATTGGATTGATCGGTTTACACGTGTATTTAGAACTATCCTGATATCGTCTATCATTTTTGTAAAATGATCTCAAATATTTAAGATTCGAACAAGTTTTCTCTCGGTAGTGTGTAATTTATTAGCAGCTCCCTTTTCAGGTAATTTAAGTTTATCAGATGACTTCAGTATTAGTTAATATAACATGAAATATTTAGTATCAGGAATAAAATTACAGAGAATGAAAGCTTATAGAAAGTAGAGATAAAGACACTCAAACTAAGTTTTAAAATGAATGCACAATGTATAAACTATACAATAGAGTAAGATAAAatgcaaataaaatatttgtagGTAAAGTAAATTTTTGTACTGGACTGGAACATGGATTCTTTTATTACTGGACTTTGGGCTAGGTTATTTAGTATATGGGCCTACTCATAaatctataatatatatatatatatagggctgagttctatggagtccacctttttatcggagtcctcgtagtccatctacgttctgcaaataaaatatattgtaaaacgtgttattttgcaaaacatgttacacaaatagcataacttcaacaaaatcatgcaaatctcatatatttacggtataatatgtatgttctgcaatatgttctgcaacatgaacatttatgttctgcaaactaaacatgttttgtagaatatatatttttgcaatgttctgcttgtaaaatgtatgcaatctacgagatttttgatagaatagtgatgtttgtcgaaaaataatatgttttgcaatattttaagctatattttacttgcagaacatatatggactccgaggactccaattaaaggtggactccatagaactttactctactgaatatatatatatatatagaactCAACCCTATATATATAGTAAATAACACACACTCTTACATATATACATGTACATATTCAAAGTTCTTATTCATTTCCAATCGCTTCCCTTTTCCTCTTTCCCCGCCTAAGTTCACAAAATCGAAATCAAAATCTAATTGATTTATCGTTTGtaaataaatctttgaaattaATCTTGACTCATCGATGAATGATTAATATATATATCATTCCATATCCAATTTCGATATCCGTTCAACGCACAGAATTGTAAATTTTATGAAGGCTTATATTGCAAAAGTCGCTTATCATATCTTTATATCAATTCTTATATCAAAGTAATTCTTGTATTAGACAACGAAGAATGTGCTCTGTGATAATAGAGATCTCCGTTCAAGTCTTGAACGACTGAAGGTAAGATTTTTATATATTTGTTTAATTAATGTATCTCCATCATTTATTGTACCGACTAAAATATTTATTCAAGATTACAATGGTATATGATACGATAGGTAACCTTTTTTTTTATGCGACGAGTTTTGTTCAATCCGATTTTATTAATATGGATTTGCATGTTATACCTAAATAGTTTGGATTCGGTTTGAAACCTAATTATCTGAAATCCAATCCAAAATTTGGAATGAACTTGACCCCAACTCAAAACTTTTACTCCCTCATcctcaattctttacattggggATAGGTCCTCGGCACGcactttaatatttttattaaatgtagttATATAAatctttttttaatttttttttctaaataaaaatataatgttgaaacatttatacaataaaagaaaattttaaaaataaattacggaaATATACTTTATTGTTACCTTAAAATGTGTGTCAAGTATGTGAAAAAAACTGTAAATAAATGAGGGGGACGGAGGTAGTAATAATTAATATTGTGACACAAACACACGCTTGATTTTGGTCGTTTAGATTCCGCATTGTTGGCTCCTCATTTTTGGGTTTTTGGTAgtaataatctctctctctctctcgctcgaAGAGTGTCCACTGTACGTAAGGTATATCATTGGTGCTTCATTGATCATCTCGATCTTCATGGCTTATTCAGATATCCTAGCTTCTGCTTTAAAGGCTCTTCAAAGAATTAACTGCCATAACGGAGGCTGTTTGCAAATGGCGCAGTACTTGCTTGGAAAATTAATATGCAGAGTAACAGGATTAGATGAAATAAAAGATTCTAAAAACAATCTGGAACCTTAAATGCAACCAGGAAAATTAATTGAAAAGACTGCATTTGTATTACATTATATAGGAGCAGTTTAAATTACAATCTTATACTACACCACTGTCAAGTTTTTTAAATGTTGAGAAATAACTCCACCTTCTTTTACTTGCAGCAATAATAGAAGAGTCTAGCGTAGTAGACTAGTAGTGATGGATTCTTGATCCTCTTGACCTCCGGAGTTTTATTTGAAGACTTGTGTGCTCAGAAGCAATCGGTGAAGATACTCTCTTGAGCTTTTCTGGAGCAGGAAATGTTTTTGCACGAGGTTTTGCTCGTAGTTTTGATATCAGAGCCTCTTATTTGAATATCAGTTGCATCATCATCCAATACCTCAACGTCATTAGATTGATCTTCTATCAGTTACATCATCATCCAATACCTCAACGTCATTAGATTGAGCTTCAACTTGACTTCCCTGACAACCTACCTGAAGCTTCCGTGATGCACCAGATGCTTGCATTGATGGAGAACCTAGTTACTCAAAATTAATATGTgtaattaacaaacaaaatatcATGCTATGTAGAATAAAATACATCATTTGGGTAAATAATATGAACTGTAAAGAAAATGGGCAGCTTGATCCCACGAAGAAGGCACTGTCTTTCTTCATGTTTCCGTAGTGTTATTTATAATTCATCCGTAGCAGCATCCGTTTAGCCAGCAACCCTAAAATCAAACATCATGCTAAACATACCAGAAGGTATTTTGACAGAAAGATATATATCCTGATTAAATTGCTCTGCCATCTATACAATTAACAATTTTTTAGCCAAAGCGACAGCTAGCAGGAAATAGTAATTTGAATTAGATAATCGAGATTCTAAGCAATttctgatggtttaacatttaCAGAAGTTCATAGTTTCATAAAAATAGCTGCACTATTAAACTCTCTTCCGGCTCGTCATCCTAGATTATTCAAGAAACTGGACGATCTAATGTTAAAAGGTTACAACGAGATAGAGAAGGAACTCAACGCTGATCTTCACACTGTAGAAACACGAGTTGAGTGAAAATAAATTTACATATAAATACAATTGTTGAGGGATGCTGCATCTAATTGTTGAGTGGGAACCTTTTCGACACATTAGTATATACAGGCCAGGCAATGTCAAACGATGCACCAGTCAGATACCTTGCTCGCTTTCTTGCGGGATGTCGAATGTTCGAATCTAGTCAAGGGTGGGTGTGTGAGCGTGTTtaactaaaaataaataaaaaattaccGCCTAGTGCTCCACTTCTACTGGCCAAATGCCTGGCTGGTTTTCATTAAAGGATTAGTTTAATGATTATAGTGGTACATTTAAGTTCACTATGATTGAGATATCATAGGATTAATTCCTAATAATATGCAAATATTATAGATTGTAGAAGACATCATGGAAGGATTATTGCTTTTTCATCATCTATATGTGTATATAGGATTTGAGAAAAGTGTTGCTGCTACATGTAAGCAGGAGATTACTTGCTGCTATATGTGTATATAGGATTCGAGAAAAGTGCTGCCCTTACGACAAAATAAATTTCCAATTTACTTGCTGCTTTCCCTAGAATTTAAATTCCAGCAATCTTTGTATAGCAACCTCCGGTAGAGCAAATCTCTGCACTACATATAATACCAAGAAATGGTATCAAATAGTTTAAAGGATGTTATTCGTTTGTGCCACAAGTTCTAATACCAATTTCTGCAAGTAGTTGAGACACTAATGGAGATACTATATATCTCTTCAAGTCCAGATCCAAAAAAAAATTTGCACACTTAAGTCTGCAGCAGGGGGGTGCTTGCTCGATCAAATCCAGCTCTACGCTCTACAGTTATTTCAATCGCATGAGCAAATTATATGATTCTTTCAATCATTAGAAAGCAAGGTTCTCTTAGAACTTTGCATAGGCTCATTTATGCAGGGACGGgtaaaaaaataatgaaaaaaatgaaattgaataaAAACTTGAAAATTGAAAAATAGAACTCCTGAAACCAAAACCAACCAAAATAATGGTTTAGTTGCAGTTTCAGTTTTATGCTAAAAACCAAACTAAATAATACAACCGGATTCAATTATTCAATTTATATACGTGTATAATATTttcaataaaaaatatatatttaagtcTTCATGGTACACCTAAAAAAAAAGTCTTCATGGTTTAATTCCCTTTAAATAATAATTACCTTTCAGTATTTCCTTCCAATCTTTATGGTTCAATAAGATAAAGTTATGCCTTTGATTTCTTCCCTCTTGGTTCCTTTGCCAAGAAAGGAATGAAGGTTTTCCCACCCATGTATGGTCGCAGAACCTCAGGTACTTCCACTCCATCATCTCGTTGGTAAGTCTCGAGAATGCAACACATTGTCCTTTGTGTTGCTGTAAGGGTGCAATTCAACATATGAACGTATTGTTTTCTCTGATCATTGCTCTGCCGAAAAAGGAAAAATGGTGTTTTAGTTAGAGCCGCAGCCAGAACACAGAACTGAGGCATATAATATGTACCTCATACAATGCATTTCAAAGAATTACAACCCAATAATTGAAAGGTATTTAGATATGCGCAGTTACCATTTCACCAACAACTACAAAATGGGAAAGGATACCTTCCACAGAAAGTACTCCTAATCGAACCACAAGTTCAAAAAGCAACAATCAACAAACCAATGATACAAACCAATTATTTTTGCTCAGCACAGTTTTGATGAATTATTTACAAAAAATTGATACTTGTGGCAATCCTAAATTTAAATGAGGACTTAAATTATCCCATCTTGTCTTTGTATACATAGTATAGGTGATCTTAGAAGCTTGACCGGGAAAAtgattattaaataatcaaattaaatacTGCCATAAGTTTTGGATATACATTCAAGAGCTGTCGCCCCTGGAATCAATGAGAAGACAAGTGCTAAGTTTCAAATCAAGAAATAAACCTAGACAAAAAAAAGAGACGTTTctcacatggcacctaaggagTACTATGTGCTCCATTTCAACAAATAAAAAAATTTGGGGAAACCAGTTAACTACACAAATCTTGCTGCTATTCCTTTCTCATTATCTGAGCTTGCCAGCGAATAGAGAGAACAGTATAATGACATAAATCATGTAACTTTAGAGCCATCTTGAAAAGCCCTCTTCTATGTTGCTTTGCATATATGGAGCTTCTTTGCATTACAATTTGAACCACTGACCCAAGGCAAAGGAATGATTTTTCATTTAAATCAACTTGTGGATACTAATTCTTTAATTTTTTGGTTCATAGTAAAAACCCTAATAATTACACTTTGGCTGTACTTTTGTTATTTACCTTATATGTATACATAAAATAAATTCATTGTTGCAATAGAAAACAAGATAAAGAAAATCTACCTTCTTTTGCACAAATCTGATCTCTAATTCTCTGGATTGGTAGTCAGTACAATTTGAACACGAGACAAGCTCCCTATAAATCTGGGATGCTGGGAACCATGcttataaatcatatttttttgCTGCCACTTCGTTTAAGGCACCAGATTCAATATTCACTATACAGTATGAAATtcttatctgtgaataaaactTAATGAGTTTCTTTGGAAATATATTAATCAGGCAATAATATCAAAACCCCCTATTAGCAGGACTTAGCAATACCACAATCAGTACAATGCTCTTGTAACTTTCGCATACAGTTGACAAATTCAATGGGAAAACGAAAAAAATAAGTCACAGATAAATAAATTAGATAGTAATGCACTTGCAGCTAACCAAAAGTTAATATATAAATGACAGATAGAACAAGAGGACACTTCAACTTCATAAATGTGACTAGAAAAAAAATGTACCATTTGGTAGAACTCTTCACAGTTTGTAATCATTTCCTCAAACATGTCCCAGGAATCATTTCCTTCAGGACTAGTCAAGCAAAATTGTTCCACTTTAACAAACTTATGATTCCGGAAAATACCAAGAGTGTCACGACCATGCGAACCAGCTTCTGTACGAAAGCAACCCGAATATCCAGCATATCTACAAAATAAGTAAATGTCAGAACAATTTAAGCACTATAATTTTCTGACTTGCAGCAAGGAACGTGAAGGGTAATTGTACGAGCATAAATGTCTATGTTGTGTGTGTGCATGTCTGGAGAAGACTATTTTTACCTTATTGGCAGATCAGAAGGATGAAACCAGTCATCTATGTGATAAGCAGAAAGTGGCTGCTCAGCTGTTGCAATCATATACTTGTCGTCTCCTTCGCCACTAACCTATAAACAGAAAAGCAGGCAAGTATGATTAATTGTACAGTTGATCTTGACTTAGAGACGGGAAATTAGTAATAAAATGCAAATAGCATTGATACATCTTAAAATAATAGGCTCCGAGTAATAGTTACTATTTTGTCATGAGTCATGACTAAATAAGGGCATAATGACTTTTTAGGTTTTGCTCCAAGCGTCTCACCCAGCGATCGGATTATTGCATTACCATCCTATAGAATTGTACAATTATGAAAAAATGACATAGAATTTTCCTGATACAGAGAGTGCAGATAATTGACATACCTCGTTGTTGCTAATTGAGACTGTATCATGCAAAAGGTTACCAATTGTCTTCAATTTCAAATACAAAGCTTTACGGGCATCTTTTAACTTCTTCCTCTTTCACTGCAATTGCATCCTTGTTTGCCTTCAAGCTTTTAATAATTTCACTTGCATCCTCACCCTCCTTTAACCAAGTAATATTAAAAGTCAGTAACATCCACAAAATCAGAACACAGAAAAAAGATTACATATGTGTTACAAGTAATACACCTGGTCAACAACAAAGTGTCCAGGTGGTTCCTTTTCGTCATTATTACAAGAGACGCAGTCAAAACAAGCAAGCTAGAATTATGGGAGAAGACTCTGTTTGATTGCAGATTTTTAGTTGGGCTAATTACAGATTTCTAGCTTCATAAAAGTAGCAGATTTATTGCTAATTGATGCAGATTTTCAGGCTATTTGTTAGA
This genomic interval from Apium graveolens cultivar Ventura chromosome 8, ASM990537v1, whole genome shotgun sequence contains the following:
- the LOC141679081 gene encoding serine--tRNA ligase, cytoplasmic-like; this translates as MIATAEQPLSAYHIDDWFHPSDLPIRYAGYSGCFRTEAGSHGRDTLGIFRNHKFVKVEQFCLTSPEGNDSWDMFEEMITNCEEFYQMSNDQRKQYVHMLNCTLTATQRTMCCILETYQRDDGVEVPEVLRPYMGGKTFIPFLAKEPRGKKSKA